GGGGAAGACCTCCAGGGCCACGGCGAGCATCCGGCCATCGCGCGACAGGCGGAAGGCGCTCACGTCCAGGGGCAGCTTCGTGACGGCGCGCGACTCCCCTCCGTCCAGAGGCAGGAGGAACACCTGGCTCGAGCCGCCCCGCGAGGAGAGGAAGTAGAGGCTCTGGCCATCGGGGCTCCAGGTGGGCTGCCCCTCGCTCTCCGGGGTGAAGGTGAGCTGGCGCGGGGACGAGCCGTCCGTGTTGACGAGCCACAGATCGGTGCGGCCGCGATTGGCCTCCAGGTCCGTGGTGCGCAGCACGAAGGCGATGCGCTTGCCATCCGGAGACACGCTTGGATCCTGGATCCGGCGCATCATCACCTGATCCTGGACGGTGTACGGCTGAGGGGCGGTGGGCGCGGCGGTCAGGGCGAGCGCCGCGAAGAGGGAGAGGGTCAAAGGGAATCCTCCGTACGGGTCAACCCGTCACGCCCCGGGACCAGGCCGGGGCGCGCGGCGACGGGACGGTGCCCGGTTCGACTCCCGGTGTCCACCGCTCTCGCACTCACCCACGGGCCGCGCGCGTGCGGCCCTTGTCTCCCCGTCCGGAGCGGACCTTGGACGCGCGCTTGCCCCCGGCCTTCGAGGGCGCCTTCTTCGACGACTTCTTCTTCGAGGAAGAAGTCTTCTTCGCGGACGCCTTCTTCTTGGGCTCCTCCTTCTTCAGGGGAGCGAGGATGGTGCCCCGGCAAGCGGGAGCGCCACAGCGGCAGACGTAGAGCGCCTCCTCCTCCGGGCCCATGTCCTCGGTGCGCTCGTAGCCGTAGTCGTAGCTGAGCTCCTCGCCCACGGCGATGTCGCGCAGGGCGTAGATGTAGATGCGCTCGTCCTCCAGGAAGGCCTGGCAGTTGGGAGCGCACGAGTGGTTGATGAACCGGGCGTCGTTGCCCTCACGCGCCGCGTCGATGACCGTGTCGTCGTCCACGCTGAAGAGGAAGGTGTGGTGGCGCGCCATGGCGCTGTCGTCGTAGCGCTCATCCGCCTCGTCCTGGGTGATGCGCTCGCCGAGGTACTCGATGATGCGCTCGCCCTTCTTGATGGGACGCGTGGCGAAGGCGCCCTGGCCCTGGATGGACGAGGGCCGCAGCGCGAAGGGCTGGACCGCGGGAAGGGAGGACTTACGGGAGGTGGGCTTCTTGGGGGAGGGAGCTGGCATCGGGAGAAAGTAGAGACGCGCTGGACTGGGCGCGGTAGGGTGCCTCGGTCGGACTTCTGAGGAAAGAAAGGCGCTCGACGATGCGTCTGTGGCTCATTCTCGGCGCGGCAAGCGCGTTCCTGTCGGTGGCGGCGGGAGCTTTCGGTGCACATGCCCTGCGCACGAGGCTCCCTCCGGACATGCAAACCATCTTCGAAACAGGCGCGCGTTACCACATGTATCACTCGCTGGGACTCATCGCGGTCGGGCTACTCGCGCACCTGCGGCCTGGCCCCCTGCTCAACGGCGCGGGATGGGCCCTGGTGGTGGGCATCGTGCTCTTCTCCGGCAGCTTGTACGCCCTGGCGCTCTCCGGCGTGCGCGTCCTGGGCGCCATCACCCCCCTGGGGGGCGTGGGTTTCCTCGTGGGCTGGGTGCTGTTCGCCATCGCCGCCTGGCGCCAGGGCTGAGTCCGCCCCTCCGCTTATTTCCGGGGACCCGCACCGCCAATCGGCTCGGCCCCCTCGCTCCGCTCCCCTGCCTGCTTTCCAGAGAGGTGCCAGGCAGGTGCATCCGCCCCGGGTGATCACCACCGTACAACTGGGAGGACGCACCATGGCGGACGAGCCCGAGCGGATGGAGGACGA
Above is a window of Cystobacter fuscus DNA encoding:
- a CDS encoding SET domain-containing protein; this translates as MPAPSPKKPTSRKSSLPAVQPFALRPSSIQGQGAFATRPIKKGERIIEYLGERITQDEADERYDDSAMARHHTFLFSVDDDTVIDAAREGNDARFINHSCAPNCQAFLEDERIYIYALRDIAVGEELSYDYGYERTEDMGPEEEALYVCRCGAPACRGTILAPLKKEEPKKKASAKKTSSSKKKSSKKAPSKAGGKRASKVRSGRGDKGRTRAARG
- a CDS encoding DUF423 domain-containing protein, encoding MRLWLILGAASAFLSVAAGAFGAHALRTRLPPDMQTIFETGARYHMYHSLGLIAVGLLAHLRPGPLLNGAGWALVVGIVLFSGSLYALALSGVRVLGAITPLGGVGFLVGWVLFAIAAWRQG